ACAGCAATCCTGTATAACCAGGTCGACAGTTCAGCCTGACCCTTAAACCTGCTTAGTCCCAAAAAAGCGTTGGTGAAAATCTCCTGGCTCAGATCATCAGCATCCTCTTTCTGATGCACAAAACCCATACATATCCTGAATACCCCCGGTTGATATTTTTCTATAATCTCCTTATAGCAACTGATATTGCCTCTAAGAATTTCGTTTATCAGCTCCGTGTCGCTCATGATCTTAATGGATCCGAATCATTACCCGAAATTATCGAAATAAATACGCTATGAAAAATCAAAATTTTCATAATGAATGAGTTGCGGTGGTATGTTCATTTCCTGGAATATCTCATTTAAAGAAACGCTCATAGCCTTAGGTCCGCAGAGGAAAATCTCCCTCTTTTGTATTTCCTGAATATCCCTCACTTTAAGGAATCCCTCCTTGTCTGCGCAGATCAAATGCAGCTTAAATCCCGGAAAGCTTTGCTCAAACGACCTGAATTCATCAAGATACACCGCCTCACTCTCATGGTTCACACAATAATAAAGCTCAACGCGAAGCTTATCTGCAGGCTGTTGCTGCAAATCGTTCATCCAGCTCACAAAAGGCGCAATTCCAACTCCTCCTGCAATCCACACCTGGTCATCTATCCCATCTCTGAAGTGAAAGCAGCCGTAGGGACCGTTAATCCTCACTTTCGCACCAGGTTTGAGTGTATCATATAAGCGGGAGGTGTAATCGCCAAGAGCCTTCACTAATATCTGAACCGTGCTGCCTTCACCACTGCAAAGGGTGTATGGATGAGATTCGCGCGACATCCCGGGGTAACGGAAACTAAAGAAGCAAAACTGACCCGGAATAAATTTCAGTTCGCGGTCGCGGGGACTAAGTTTTACACTGAGTACTTTACCGTTGATTTTTTCAACGGTGTTTACCACGTACACGAATCCTCTATTAAAAAGTCCGTACAGCAAAGTCTGATAGATAAACGCGGCGATCCCCAGGCCCGAAACCATTACCAGGTACAGCCACAGCAATGGGTTCCGGTCGAAAGACACCGTCAGATGAAAAGTGTGGATAACAATCATTATAAAGAAAACACCCATAAACTTGTGACTTATCTTCCAGCTGCGGTATGGGAGTTTAATAAGCAGTGTAAATATCATCAGCAAAATAATTCCCCATAGTGCATAGCTGCCCAGGTTCACCTCATCCCGGCGATGCAGAGGAAAAACCGTTAAGAAAAACCGTGCAGCATTGTCGGGTATCCAGCGTAACGCCAGGAGAAATGGATGAGCTATCATAAACATAAAAGCAAGCACTGCCATTTTATGATGGGTCTGATACATCTTATCAAGGCCCCCGAACTGACGTTCAAGCCACTTAATCCGCGCCGACAAGACAAAGGACAAAGCCAGCATTGAGTAACCTGTCAGAGCTACGATCTCGTTAAAATGTTTTAATAATGGCGGCATCTTATGATGCTCTGAAGCCTCGGGCGCCGATAAAAAACTTAGCGGAATAACAAGAAGAGCCAACCCCCAGAAGAAGTAGTTCGTGGCTTTAATATTGATTTTCATCTTTAATAATTATGATGGAATAAAGCATACCAACGCTTTATTCTTATTATTTAGAACCCAAAGCATTTAAAAACCTACGAATATTTTACATGAATGCTTCGGACCCGGTTCAGAACCGCTTCAGAGTGGAAAGCACTCACTTAGGGACCATGCTTTGTCTTCCTCCCGTGCTTCTTCGAGAAAAACCGAAGAAGCACGGGAGCGAGCGGCAGTCTGCACCGAAGATAGAGAAACTCCTTTTAGAAGAAGTTCCGAAGCGCTTAGACACTCCGTATTATAAATTGTCTTGTCCTGAAATAGCTATACAGGTTAATGAGTAAATCCTGAATTAATTATACACTATGGTTTGTTATTCCTGATTGGATTATACACTGCAATTTGGTAATCCTGATTGAACTATACAAGGGCAAGTTCCTCCTTTTTTGATTTTTTATTCTTCCAGCGTTTCATCAAGACTCCTGCCCGCAAATGAGCCTGATCTGGAGTGAGGTAATCACAACTGGCATGAGGTCTTAACTCATTATATGCCCGGATGCTTTCGGCGATCTTTCTTTTAGTGTCATCAAAGCCCAGTCCTGAGTGGTGCAGGTTGAATTCTTCTTTGAGAATCCCGTTCACCCGCTCGGCCAACGCATTCTCATAAGGATCGCCATTTTCAGTCATACTGATGGCAATCCTGCTGCCCAGTAATACAGATACATACTCTTTGCTGCAATACTGCGATCCCCGATCTGAATGATGGATCAGTTCATCCTGATAGATCCGATTGTCCAGGGCCATTCTCAGAGCCTGTGCACATCCCTGAGCAGCCAGATCTTTATGAAAGCAGTACCCCATGATCTTCCTGGAATAAGCATCCGTCACCAGGCTGAGATATCCCCATCCGCTGTTCATGCGGATATAGGTAATGTCACTCACCCATACCTGCTCGGGACGGTTAATCCTCAATTCTTTCACCAAATTGGCATATTTATGCATCCAGTGCCGCGAATCGGTCGTCACTACCCGCCTCTTACGGCGCCGGATATCCAGTCCGTGCTCCCGCATCAGATCAAATAAATAGTCCCGCCCTATTCGGATGTCATGCTCAGCCAGCATGGGAGTGAGCATGTAATGTAATTTAAGGGTGCCTGTCCGCGGCAGGGACTCACGGACCTGATGGACATGCTGCAGGATGATCTCCTCTTTTAATCCAATATCCTGATAGCGCCACTGGTGGTCATACCAGGCATGGCGGCTCTTGCCAAACAGTCTGCACAGTTTCTTTATTCCCATTGCGGGTTCCTGCTGTTTCATTTTGGTGACTGTTTGGCTCCAGACTTTTTTCGGATATCGATTTTGAGCTGTTCTTCGGCAATATCGATCATCGTCTCCAGGGCCCGGATCTTTAGCTGTGCCTCTGCCAGTTGTTCCTCCAGCTCCTTGACTTGACCTGACGAATCTCCTTTTGGTTCCTTCTCTTCTGATTTCACGGGTGCTATTTGACGCCTAAGTTCGGCATTTTCTGCTTTCTGTTGTCTCACCCAACGGTCTACTACCGTCCTGCATTTGATGCCAAAGGTCACACAGGCTTCCCGAACCGACATCCCTGACTCCACGGCCCGCAGCACGGACCGCTTCTCTGAGGGGCTATACCGCCGGCTGCGTTCTGCATAATAGTCCTTCGATCCATAACGGGTCATCCAATTGGTCAAGGTCGATTCATGCATCCCGTACTGACTCCGTATCTCCCGACGGGGTACGCCTGATTCGATCATTTCGACTATTGTCTCAATTTCTCGCTTGGTAAAGGGAACATTCTTATTCTCCCTTGTTGACTTTTTTCCTGCTCTTTTTGTTTCCATACACTACTTGTTTGGTGTATAGCTTTTTTAGGAATCGACAAATTCAATTAACAAAATAAAAAAAGATAGACATATCTAACTTTTTTTATTAAATATATTTAACTTTGAAAACATCATCATCCATAACTTAAAATGAAAAAGTACCTTTACAGCATTTCCCTCCTATTTAGCACCCTCGGTTCTTTTGCGCAAACGGGAACGATCGAAGGAAAGATCAGCCACAAAGATTCGGGAGTCGGCCATGCTTCTCTCAAAGTTGAAAATACTGGCAAAGGGACGCTTGCCGACGGGCAGGGACGATTTGTAATAAAGGAAATCGCTCCCGGCCAACATACCCTGGTTATTTCCTCCATAGGGTTTGAAACATTAAAACTTCCGGTGACAGTTCGTCCCGGCGAGGTAACGGTGGCTAATGCTTCCCTGAAAGAGGTATCTTCCTCTCTTAATGATGTCGTGATCACAGGCACCAGGACCAACAGAAGGCGACTGGAGAGTCCGGTGGCTGTGAATATTCTGGACAGCCGCACTTTTAACATTACACAATCGAACACAGTTTCCGAAGGACTGTGTTTTCAGCCGGGCCTCCGGATGGAAACCGACTGCCAAACCTGCAATTACACTCAGTTACGGATGAACGGATTAGGAGGATCGTATTCGCAGGTACTGATTAACAGCAGACCAGTCTTTAGCTCCCTGATGAGTATGTATGGATTAGATCAGATTCCCTCCAATATGGTCGACCGGATAGAGGTAGTGCGCGGTGGCGGATCCGTATTATACGGCACGTCGGCCATCGCCGGAACAGTCAATATTCTGACTAAAGAACCGGAGACCAGCTCATTCACCGTTTCATCTAATACAGCATCGATCAAAGGCAAGGCAACCGACAATTTTTTAAACCTGAATGCCAGCGTCATTAATGACGAAAAAAACGCAGGAGCTTCATTCTTTGCTTCCCACCGTAACCGCGACGCCTATGATGCCAATGGAGATGACTATTCTGAAATAGCTAAGCTCACCAACAACTCATTCGGATTTAACTCCTTTCTTAAATTCGATCCGCAGAATAAACTGGAGGTCAACGGATGGAGCATTTACGAAGAGCGCCGGGGTGGCAACAAAATTGAGGAACGGGCCGACAAGGCCGACCAGTCTGAATACCGCCTGCACAACATTCTTCTGGGAGGGTTTAATTTCGACCATTACTCTAAGAACAACAAAAACTCGTACAGCATTTATGCTTCAGCACAACATACCCGCCGGACACACTATACGGGCATAGACCAGGCCGACGCCTGGGGGCGTACAAAAAATCATTCATTCCAGGGAGGGTTCCAGTACAATCAAGTTTTCGACGATTTTCTGAACGGAAAAAACACACTCACTACAGGAATGGAAATACAAAGCGAATACACCTTCGACGAAATAGCCCTCTATAATTATTTGATAGATCAGAGGGTAAACCTTTTAGGCGCCTTTGTCCAGAGCGACTGGGAAATCAACCGTAGCATCACGGTTCTGTCAGGTCTCCGGGTAAACAAGTCGAATAAAGTAGACCGCCTCATCTTAACCCCCAGGATCAGCGCCTTATACAAGCCCGGCCAGAATACACAGATAAGGGCATCCTACGCCCGCGGATTTAAAGCGCCGCAAGCTTTTGAAACCGATATGCATATCGCCTTTGCCGGAGGAGGTGTTTCTTTAATCAGTATCGATCCCGCCCTAAAGGAAGAAACCTCTGATAGTTACAATGTTTCTGTCGACTTTAATAAGGCAAATGAAAAGCTGATCTATGGATTCACAGGCGACGTCTTTTACACGAACTTGCACGATTCGTTCATCCTCGAAGAAAGAGGCACCGATGAAAACGGAAATCAACGGCTGTTCAGAAAAAATGGAAGTAACTCGACTGTTAAGGGTATCACGCTCGAAGGACGGATTAACTACAGCCAGAAATTTCAGCTTGAAACCGGTTTAACCGTTCAGAGGGCAGAATACGACCGCCCGGTAGCCTGGTCTTCAGAACTCCCAGGAAGTCGCGAATACCTGCGCAGTCCTGAAACGTACGGTTTCTATACCCTCAGCATCCTTCCTCAAAGCCGGTTCAATGTTAATATTTCAGGGGTTATTACAGGACCGATGAAAGTACCACACTTTGCCGGTGCCCCCGGAGTAAACCAGGACGCATTAATAACTTCACGCACCTTTACGGAAACGAATATCCGTCTCTCCTACCGGTTTACCTTGAAAAGCATAAGGCAGGATCTGCAATTCAACGCAGGGATCCAGAACCTTTTCGATCAGTATCAAAAGGACTTTGATACCGGGAAGAACCGCGATAGCAACTACATCTATGGTCCTCAAAGGCCCTTTACGGTGTTTGCCGGCATTAAGTTTGGCCTGATGTAATGCAAGCAGTTTCGGAATATCTTTTAAGACCAAAGGCCCGAAAACGATGCAGAACATCATTTTTGGGCCTTTGGATATTTAAATATGCTGCGGGAATTAATAGCCTTGGTTTTGCTGTGCTTTTAATCCCGGATTTGCATTGATCTCTGTCTGCGAAATGGGCAGTCTCGTTTTGTAAAAGCTCCTGTTGATGGATGTCTCCCGACCTGCAACACTTAAGCCGCCGAGTTCATCATTGAACGTAATTGTTTTATTTAAGCGGATCATGTCAAAAAACCTATGACCTTCACCTAACAACTCCTTGCTTCTCTCGTCGAGGATCATATCAAGGCTGATAGTTGCCTCTGTCGCAGGCGCAAGGTTCGGAGCGCGCTTGCGAATGGCATTCAGGTAGGTCACAGCCTTCGCCTTATCGGTTGGAAGCGCAGCTTCGGCGGCAATCAGGTAAATTTCAGAGAGCCGTATCACCTTAATATTCACGGCAGTATTCGTGGCCTTACCATCCCCTTCCAAAGTAGTGCTACCGCTATATTTATACAAGGAGCCCATACGTGTCGCCGAGGTTTCGTCGCGGGCTAAAATGCCCCAGCGAACATCATTGGGATCCTGACGCAGACGGTCCAGATAGTAATCACTTACTAAAAACTGTCCCAGCGCATTGTTGGATCCATGTCCGCTGCGACGAAGATAGACGCCCAAAGCAGAAGTACCCAAATCATTCTCCGTTGCAAAAACACCCAGTTCGAAGATCGACTCGGAGCCAAATGGTGTTTTCCACGAAGCCACCCACGCGGCATTGCTATACAAGCTGTAAAGCGCGGTTTTGCTGATTACTTCTTCTGCAGCAATCAGCGCATTCGCGTAATCCTTCATGTAAAGATATACCCGGGCCTGCATCGCCAGGTTAGTATAGTAATTTATGTAGCCCTTAGTGATTGTTTTAGGCAATAAAGGAGCCGCTTTAGTAAGATCTGCCAGTATTTGTGTATAATTCTGTTCAACTGTTGCACGAAGTGGCTGAGCCTCCGAACCTAGTCTTGTCGTTACATTGGGAACACCAAATGAACTTTTATCATCATCATACGACTTGCCATACAGACGCACCAGATCAAAATGCATGATCGCCCGGGCAGTCAAAGCCTGTGCCTTGTAAGTATCAAAACTCGCATTAGGAGCAGTAGCTTCGATTGTCGCAATACCTTCGAGAATGTTGTTGGCCTGATGAATACCATTGTAAATCTGAAGCCATGTCCCCGAAAAGCTGTTCGTGGTTGCTGTGTGGTTAAATGTGTATAGCGCATCTAAGCCCCGCCCCTGGGAATATACCGTCAGATCACCCCCTTTGGCATCACCATACATAATAAAATTTCTCCCGTAATAGTTCACATCGGTCATGCTGTTCATCATTCCATTCACCATTATCTGCGCGTCGGCAGGTGTCTGAATAGAAGTCTCCACCTTACCCATATTGGTTGGCTCTACATCGAGGAAGTCCTTACATGACGACAGGCTTAAAGCCACAAGACCTGCTAAAAATATTTTTGTTGCTTTCATCTTATCAAATCAAAACTCATTAGAAACTAAATTCAACGCCCATTGTATAGGTCTTTCCGAAAGGTGTCTCCCAGCCCCTGGTGCCATACTCATTTACTTCAGGATCGGCTATTTTATACTTTGAAAATGTCAGAAGATTGCTGCCGTTGAGATATACCCTGGCATTCGAAACACCGATCCTTTTGATCAGATCCTTCGGCAAATTATAAGCAAGCGTTACGTTTTTAAGCCTTAGGAAGCTGGCATCGTGCATCTGACGGTTGCTGAATTGCTGCGGGTCGGTCAGGTCTAAACCAGACAAGGCAGGTAAAGTTCCTTCCGGGTTTTCAGCGGTCCACATCTCCTCATAGTAGATCTGCGATCTAATCCTCTCCCAATAGTATCCATCATCTGCCACGTCTTTAAAAGCAGCATCATACAGATAACCACCTATCTTATAGTTAAAATTCAGACCGAGGGTGAATCCCTTGTATTCCAGATCGGTATTAATCCCGCCGTATACATCCGGGATTGCAGAGCCTAAAACTGTATAATTAGCCTTTGAATAATCAAAGGTTGCACCCCTGCCGTTATGTATGAAGTCGCCTTCACTCTCACCCTCCGGCGAGTTTACATACCAAACGTTTCGGCCGCTTGCAGGATGAACACCGGCCCACTCATATCCCCAGAACGCACGTGTCGACTCGCCTTCCCTGAAGATATATTGCGCCCTCCTGTCTTCAACTGACAAAGTAGGATCAATCCATACAATATCATTCGCTGCAGCAGCGCCTTCTGCCTTATACAGTTTTGTAACCTTCGATTTTAAAAATGCGGCATTTACACTTGCGCTCCATCTCAGGTCATTCCTGCGGATAATATCGCCGCCCAGTTCCACTTCAATGCCCCGGTTATTAATTTCGCCTACGTTCTTAAGAGTATTCGGTATACCGACCACCAATGACAAGGGAACATTCTGAAGCAGATTTTTTGAGTTTCTGTTAAAATATTCAACAGATCCGCTGATCCTTTGGTTAAATAATCCAAACTCGACGGCCAGGTTCGAAGAGTAGCTGGTTTCCCAGGTGAGGTTGGGATCAGCGATGGTAACGATAGCACCGGCCGGCTGATTCATGTATTTTGATTTATAGCTGGTCAGATTCCTCCAGCCATAATCGTCGGTAGGAAGCGTTCCATTTGTACCATACGAAGCCCTCAGCCGAAGGTTGCTCACGTAGTCAACCTCTTTCATAAAATCTTCGTTGCCAATAGTCCAGGCTCCGGCTACCGACCAGAAATTCCCCCAGCGTGTATCCGGGCCGAGTCTTGAAGATCCATCACGGCGGAACGAGGCCGATGCATAATATTTCTGCCCATAGTTATACTCGGCACGGGTAAATCCCGATAGCAGGTTATTCCCCCACTCATAGGCATTTGCCGTGAGCACACCTGCAGTTTCTACAGTACGTAACGAACTCGACGCAAGATTTGTACCGGTGGAACGCTGAAAATCGGTTTCATTCTTTTCTGCTTCAAATCCGGCCAGCATGCCGATGTTATGTAGTCCGAATTGCTTCGCATAATTCAGCGTAGTGGAAGATACGAGCTTATTGATATTGGTGGTCATCTCGTTCACTGAGCCATTGGTACCGGATCCATTAAAGTGAAGAGCACTGTAGTAAATATGATCTTTAACCTGCACATTATCGTACGAGAACACTGATTTGAGGTTCAGTTCAGGAAGAAATTTGATATTGAGGGTCTCATTTGCCGTTATCCTTCGTGTGATCGAACTATTCTCCCACTCATTGTCGTAGTATACAGCATTTTGAGCGAGACTGCCATACCTTGCGGTAAAAGGCTGACCGGTTTTATAATCCGTAGGCCAGTAAAATGGCCATAGCAGATTCCTGGTTTGCATAAAGTAGTTCGAGTTGGTGTTTCTCGAATCGTTATATCCCTCCTGGCCGGTCCTCCCGATGTTCACGTTCGATATAAACTCTACATACTTCCCTACTTTCTGAGCTAAATTCACGCGGCCGGCCACGCGGTCGAAACTATTGATTTTAACGCGGCTCTGATCTTTCGTATAAGACAAAGAAGAATAGTACGTAGTGTTTGCATCACCACCGCTTACAGAAAAGTCATTTGTCTGATACACGCCCGTTCTGAAGAGTGCGTCCTCCCAGTCAAAGTAAGTACCTTCACGGTTCACTATTCCATCGGTCATACCTTTGATGATGACATTTTCAGATAAGCCCGTCCCTGCCGTCTCAAAATAATAGCCATGCCTGTTAAACTTGCCATTAAGCCTTCTTAAAGCATCTGCATTTGCAGCCGCTTCTGTTTTTTTGCCGGCAATATTATAGTCGTAAAAAACCCGGTATAACATGTTCGTTTGTTCCTGGATCCCCGCCGGCTCATAGTTATCGGTTGCCCATGAAGGAGTAAAGCCAACAGAGGATTTAAAGTTGACCACAGGCCTGCCGCTTTTCCCTCGCTTTGTAGTCACGATAATCACTCCGTTTGCTGCTCTTGAACCGTACAGGGAAGATGCCGCAGCATCTTTCAGTATGGTGATCGATTCAATATCAGAAGGATTTATCGAACTCATCACATTGTTGGTGGCAGTAGTATAGTCCTTCATCTGCCCCGCATTTCCGGATACCGCCGGAACTCCGTCAATGACATACAGAGGCTCATTTGTGGCGCTCATGGAGCCAACTCCCCTGATCCGTATCATTGGAGCAGATCCGGCCTGCCCCGACGCAGAGGTGATCTGCACACCAGGTGTCCGCCCGATCATGGCAGTCTCAAAGGAAGCGGCAGGAACGTCTTTAATTGCGCTCTGCTTAATAACAGAGGCTGAGCCTGTATACGTTCCCTTTGTCGCTGTCCCATAGGCTACCACCATTACTTCCTGGAGGGCCTGATTATCCAACTGAAGGGCCGCGTCCTTTCACCTGTATTTCCAGCTTTTTATACCCTAAAGCTGAAAAAATAAGAGTACCATTCTGGGGTACGTTATCGAGCGAATAAGCTCCGTTTAAATCAGTGGATGCCCCTTTCGACGTACCCTTTAAGAGCACAGTAGAAAAAACACCTTTTCCATCTTCTGCAGATGTGACTTTTCCCGTCACCCTGATTTGTCCCTGTGCAAATGTTGCCAGGTAAAGCAGGACACTAAATAAAATCAGTAGAGATTTTCTCATAATAACACAAATAGGTTCTAAAATGAAAGAAATTGTTCCAATAAGCGTATATACATTCAGGGGCACGATAGTTTTCGGTATATACAATTACAATATTATTATTTATTATGAAGAATGATATTATATTTTTGAAAAAAACTTCTTTTTCTTTAATCATTTATCAATAATATCCTGTTACTCACCATGAAGTCCGTTAATTAAACCATGTACCTTTACAAAAAGACTAAACGATGAAAGCAAATTACTCGCAGAAGGCGTCTAATGCCGAGATCAGAACAAGGTTCGATAATGATGTAGAACGGTTTTCAAACCTCGAAACTGGCCAGCAAACCACTATCGATGCGGCACTTACAATGGAACTATGCACAGAGGCTGCGAAATACACAACCCCCCAAGGCAAAGAACTGCTTGATATTGGCTGCGGGGCAGGAAACTATTCCTTAAAGATGCTGAGTAAGCTACCCGATCTGAATTGCACATTAAATGATCTGAGTATGCCTATGCTTGAAAGGGCTAAAGCACGGGTATCCTCACAAACCAATGGAGAAACAACCATTATACAGGATGATATGCGTAACTTAAATTTGCCCGACAATCATTTCGATATCGTGCTGGCAGCGGCAACCTTGCATCATTTGCGTGACGACGCCGACTGGGAACTGGTTTTCGGGAAGATTTACAGGTGTATAAAGCCGGGGGGCAGCTTCTGGATCTCCGACCTGATCGGCCATGATTCTCCCCCAATTGACAAGCTTTTCCAGGGGAAGTACAGTGAATACCTGGAAACCCTCGGAGGCCCCGGATACCGGCAAAAAGTATTGGACTATATTGATCACGAGGACACCCCCCGTTCCCTGAACTACCAGCTGGCTTTATTGAGCCGGGTTGGCCTTAAACATACCGAAGTGCTACATAAAAATTCCTGCTTTGCCGCATTCGGGGGAATAAAATAAACACAGGTTCTATAGTATTACTAAGGCCGCCCCAAAGGTTCGGGGCGGCCTTTTCTATCAATTAATTAATCAGAAATGTCGATATAAAAAGAGTCGCTCTCTTACAGAGCGTATTTGAAGGACAGTCCGAAACGTCCTGCTTCAAAATCAGTATCTTCGGTCAGATCCCACATCGGGCGCCAGTCAAATCCAACAGCTATCGGAGCTTTGGGAACTTTAAACTCCATCCCAGCCTGAGGACGGATTAAAAAACCTGTAAGATCATCACCAAAATAAACCTGGGGACCTATACCGGCATTCCAGCTCAGGCCGCTCGCATTAGGAATTGGCTTATTATACGAATATTCAACTCCCAGTACAGTAAGGTCGTTGCCAAACATGATCATCGCCTGTCCGGCATCATGCTCTGTGAAGAAATGTTTCACATGAGGGCCAACAAAAGTTCCGCCGTTTCCAAGATCCAGGAACAAACCGAAGCTTGTATTGTAAGGCGCTGCGGTTTTCTGGGCGTGCAAAACGGCGCCAAACATCAGAGGTAATACTGTAGCGAGTACTGTGGTTAAAAGAGCTTTTTTCATAATTAGTTTTTTAGATGAAACCATACATATTTGCTTTTCAAAGTTGCGGAATACAAACGCTTTTTGAAATCCGCTGATTCTGGTATATTTCATCTCATGGTTTTCAGGTATTTTGCTAAAAACTTATGCGGCCTTCAGCAGCTTTGGTTATATTGCTTACATACTC
The window above is part of the Arcticibacter tournemirensis genome. Proteins encoded here:
- a CDS encoding class I SAM-dependent methyltransferase — translated: MKANYSQKASNAEIRTRFDNDVERFSNLETGQQTTIDAALTMELCTEAAKYTTPQGKELLDIGCGAGNYSLKMLSKLPDLNCTLNDLSMPMLERAKARVSSQTNGETTIIQDDMRNLNLPDNHFDIVLAAATLHHLRDDADWELVFGKIYRCIKPGGSFWISDLIGHDSPPIDKLFQGKYSEYLETLGGPGYRQKVLDYIDHEDTPRSLNYQLALLSRVGLKHTEVLHKNSCFAAFGGIK